A portion of the Acidisarcina polymorpha genome contains these proteins:
- a CDS encoding efflux RND transporter permease subunit yields the protein MWIVKLALDRPYTFIILALLIMILSPVVILRTPTDIFPNINIPVVAVAWQYTGLNPEELEGRLTTPYEKALTTLVDNIEHTESTTYNGVAVVKVFLQPGASLDTANAQVTAASQYLLRQLPPGTLPPEIINFSASSVPILQLGISGKGLDEQQLADLSQNSVRPPLVTVPGAVLPLPYGGKTPQISVSMDQDKMQSKGVSPGDILNALNAQNVVMPSGTAKIGEAEYDVRTNAAPRTLDELSVMPIKQVNGAIVYLRDVATVSSGSAFQTNIVRQDGHRGVLITVLKAGNASTLSVVQGIKDLLPRVAQTVPPSLKMTPLSDQSVFVRAAVSGVIREAVIAAALTGLMILLFLGSWRSTLIIAVSIPLSILSSVIVLSLLGETINTMTLGGLALAVGILVDDATVTIENIERFLENGYELRQAILDGAAQIAVPALVSTLCICIVFLPMFFLQGVSRYLFAPLAEAVMFAMIASYILSRTLVPTLAMYLLREKNHGPTRNLLVKFQRGFENGFERVRSAYQILLTRLVFSRKLFVPAFLAACLCAFLLLPFLGQDFFPNTDSGEFILHVRGKSGLRIEETARLADLVETSIRNKIPGRELNNILDNLGLPYSPMNTMHSTSGLIGAADGDVMVTLNENHHPTADYVRELRRTLPREFPGVLFYFLPADITTQILNFGLPAPIDVQFQSNDVVASTEQATAILEQLRQVPGLTDLRIQQPTDYPTLEVNLDRTKAEQGGYTTRDVAQSLLNSLSGSFQITPMFYLNYKNGVNYNLVAQTPQYRMDTLQDLQNIPVNSASAVPRSTPEVVGDLTSIKRDRELAVVSHYNIRRVVDIYGSVQDRDLGAVSKDVEAIVQQHQKGLPRGMFVSVRGQVQTMRSSYISLLGGLVFAVVLVYMLIVVNFQSWLDPFIIITALPAALGGIVVFLFLTHTSLSVPALMGAIMCMGVATANSILVVSFAKIRFAEHGDAILAAIEAGATRFRPVCMTALAMIIGMVPMALGLGDGGEQNAPLGRAVIGGLLCATVATLVFVPSVFGLLHGSKQGGSPVKDQALDPHPLHA from the coding sequence TAACGGCGTAGCAGTAGTCAAAGTCTTTTTGCAGCCAGGCGCGAGCCTGGACACGGCGAACGCACAGGTCACTGCAGCCTCTCAGTATCTCCTCCGTCAACTTCCTCCAGGCACCCTTCCCCCGGAGATTATTAACTTCAGTGCATCGAGCGTTCCGATTCTCCAGCTAGGCATCTCCGGCAAGGGCCTCGACGAACAGCAACTTGCCGATCTCAGCCAGAACTCGGTGCGACCCCCTCTAGTGACGGTCCCTGGCGCTGTTTTGCCCCTGCCTTACGGTGGCAAAACGCCACAGATTTCGGTGAGCATGGATCAGGACAAGATGCAGTCGAAGGGAGTTTCTCCGGGCGACATCCTGAACGCCTTGAACGCGCAAAACGTCGTCATGCCCTCAGGAACGGCAAAGATCGGTGAAGCGGAGTATGACGTCCGCACCAATGCTGCCCCACGCACGCTGGATGAACTCAGCGTGATGCCGATTAAGCAGGTGAACGGCGCGATCGTCTATTTAAGAGACGTTGCCACGGTGAGCAGCGGGTCGGCATTTCAAACGAACATCGTGCGGCAGGACGGTCATCGTGGTGTGTTGATCACCGTCCTCAAAGCCGGTAATGCATCGACATTAAGCGTGGTTCAGGGCATTAAGGACTTACTGCCTCGGGTGGCGCAGACGGTGCCTCCGAGTCTGAAGATGACGCCGTTGAGCGATCAGAGCGTCTTCGTGCGCGCCGCCGTTTCGGGCGTCATTCGAGAGGCGGTCATAGCGGCGGCGCTCACCGGCTTGATGATTCTGCTGTTCCTGGGGAGTTGGCGCTCGACCCTGATCATCGCGGTTTCGATACCGCTCTCGATTCTATCGTCGGTCATTGTGCTTAGCCTGCTCGGCGAAACCATCAACACGATGACCTTGGGCGGCCTGGCGTTGGCGGTAGGCATCCTGGTAGACGATGCCACGGTGACGATCGAGAACATCGAGCGGTTTCTTGAGAATGGCTACGAGCTGCGTCAGGCAATCCTCGATGGCGCTGCGCAGATTGCTGTGCCGGCGCTGGTTTCCACCCTCTGTATTTGCATCGTTTTTCTGCCGATGTTCTTCCTGCAGGGCGTCTCGCGTTATCTGTTCGCGCCACTGGCGGAGGCGGTCATGTTCGCCATGATTGCTTCCTACATCTTGTCGCGAACTCTTGTTCCCACACTGGCCATGTACTTGTTACGCGAGAAAAACCACGGTCCCACGCGGAACCTGCTGGTAAAGTTTCAGCGGGGCTTCGAAAACGGATTTGAGCGCGTACGCAGTGCTTATCAGATCCTGCTGACCAGGCTGGTCTTTTCGCGAAAATTATTTGTGCCTGCCTTTCTCGCTGCATGCTTGTGCGCCTTTCTGCTGCTGCCGTTCTTAGGGCAAGACTTCTTCCCGAACACCGACTCCGGCGAATTCATTCTTCATGTTCGCGGCAAGAGCGGGCTTCGGATCGAAGAGACTGCCCGGCTGGCCGATCTGGTGGAGACCTCAATCCGGAACAAGATTCCAGGTAGGGAGTTGAACAACATTCTCGACAATCTCGGCCTACCTTATAGTCCGATGAATACCATGCATAGCACCTCCGGCCTGATTGGTGCCGCGGACGGAGACGTCATGGTGACCTTGAATGAGAACCATCATCCAACCGCGGATTATGTGCGGGAGCTTCGGCGAACGCTGCCCCGCGAGTTTCCCGGAGTGCTTTTCTACTTCCTGCCGGCGGACATCACGACGCAGATTCTGAACTTCGGATTGCCAGCGCCGATCGACGTCCAGTTTCAGAGCAACGATGTCGTCGCGAGCACAGAGCAAGCTACAGCGATACTAGAACAGTTGCGGCAGGTGCCGGGCTTGACAGACCTTCGTATTCAGCAGCCCACCGATTATCCTACGCTCGAAGTCAACCTGGATCGAACCAAGGCGGAGCAGGGTGGATATACGACCCGCGACGTAGCGCAAAGCTTGTTGAACAGCCTCAGCGGGAGCTTCCAAATTACCCCCATGTTCTATTTGAACTACAAGAACGGGGTGAACTATAACCTGGTGGCGCAGACGCCGCAGTACCGAATGGATACGCTTCAGGATTTGCAGAATATTCCCGTCAACTCCGCTTCGGCGGTGCCTCGGTCGACCCCTGAAGTCGTGGGTGACTTGACGTCGATCAAGCGCGATCGCGAACTGGCAGTGGTTTCCCACTACAACATCCGCCGAGTGGTCGATATTTATGGTTCGGTTCAGGATCGGGATCTGGGCGCGGTTTCGAAGGATGTTGAAGCGATCGTTCAGCAGCATCAGAAGGGCCTGCCTCGCGGCATGTTTGTATCCGTCCGTGGACAGGTGCAGACGATGCGCAGTTCCTACATCTCGCTATTGGGTGGATTGGTCTTTGCGGTCGTGTTGGTTTACATGCTGATTGTTGTGAATTTTCAGTCGTGGCTCGACCCATTCATCATTATCACCGCGCTTCCAGCGGCTCTCGGCGGGATCGTGGTCTTTCTCTTTCTCACTCACACGTCGCTGAGCGTCCCGGCGTTGATGGGCGCCATTATGTGCATGGGAGTAGCGACTGCTAACAGTATCCTGGTAGTCTCCTTCGCCAAGATTCGCTTTGCCGAGCATGGGGACGCAATTCTGGCGGCCATCGAAGCGGGGGCGACACGCTTTCGGCCGGTGTGCATGACGGCGCTTGCCATGATTATCGGTATGGTGCCGATGGCACTCGGGCTGGGCGATGGCGGGGAACAAAACGCACCCCTGGGGCGGGCGGTGATCGGCGGCCTGCTCTGCGCGACTGTAGCCACGCTGGTTTTTGTGCCATCGGTCTTCGGGCTGCTTCACGGATCGAAGCAGGGCGGTTCGCCGGTAAAAGACCAGGCATTAGACCCGCACCCACTACACGCGTAA
- a CDS encoding ABC transporter permease, producing the protein MGVATEVQGEARQPARLLIALRPVAFVAVLLFVWQIAAARHPDQLLPGPVAVVHGIVELLRQGLLLKYAVASLFRVTWGFLLAAVMAVPLGLAIGWYRRAELAINPLLQIFRPISPLAWIPIAILWFGVGDLAAIFLIFVGCFFPLLLTAMSAVHNVPATYIDAGRNFGLSTSDFVLRVLYPAVIPQLITGCRITLGIAWLVVVAAEMISVNSGLGFLIIDARNAGNRYDLVIAGMVIIGLIGLLLDLGMRQMERVKSVRWSYAGE; encoded by the coding sequence ATGGGAGTTGCCACGGAGGTGCAAGGTGAAGCGAGGCAGCCTGCCAGGCTGCTGATCGCACTTCGTCCCGTGGCATTTGTGGCTGTCCTACTTTTTGTCTGGCAGATTGCTGCCGCTCGCCATCCGGATCAGCTGCTCCCCGGTCCCGTTGCGGTAGTTCACGGTATCGTCGAGTTACTTCGTCAAGGACTTCTATTGAAGTATGCGGTGGCCTCACTCTTTCGCGTTACCTGGGGCTTTCTGCTGGCGGCGGTGATGGCGGTTCCGCTTGGCTTGGCGATCGGATGGTATCGCCGGGCGGAGCTGGCGATTAACCCCCTGCTCCAGATATTCCGCCCGATCTCTCCGCTTGCCTGGATACCAATCGCGATCCTATGGTTCGGAGTCGGCGATCTAGCTGCGATTTTCCTTATATTCGTCGGCTGCTTCTTCCCCTTGCTGCTGACAGCCATGAGCGCAGTGCATAACGTTCCCGCCACCTATATCGATGCCGGGAGAAATTTCGGATTAAGTACAAGCGACTTTGTCCTGCGTGTCTTATATCCGGCAGTCATTCCACAACTCATCACCGGCTGCCGGATCACGCTAGGCATCGCCTGGCTGGTGGTGGTTGCGGCGGAGATGATTTCAGTGAACTCGGGATTGGGATTTCTGATCATCGATGCTCGTAACGCAGGGAACCGCTATGACCTGGTCATCGCAGGCATGGTTATCATCGGTTTGATTGGGCTGCTCTTGGATTTGGGCATGCGCCAGATGGAGCGGGTCAAGTCGGTTCGCTGGAGTTATGCTGGGGAATGA
- a CDS encoding ABC transporter permease, protein MTSSAKPALWEQFFWPLVAAGLLLAVWQFSVVWTGTKVFPSPVSVEKGLIGLLQKHVLWSDIGDSLRRVALGFGFATVVGVPVGLALGWYPAMNQVVNPVLQVLRPISPIAWIPIAIIFFGVGDRAAIFLIFLAAFFPIVVACISGVSSVPAIFRRAGRNFGLSPVHILSKVIFPAALPQILIGLRLALGVSWLVVVAAEMIAVDSGLGYLVIDSRNSGKRYDLVVGAMLIIGLIGLALDTGIRRLEKIRSVRWGFRHGS, encoded by the coding sequence ATGACATCGTCGGCAAAACCAGCGTTGTGGGAGCAGTTCTTCTGGCCGCTCGTCGCGGCCGGATTGCTTCTAGCAGTCTGGCAGTTCTCCGTTGTCTGGACGGGAACCAAAGTCTTCCCGTCGCCAGTCAGCGTCGAGAAAGGACTCATCGGTCTACTGCAGAAACATGTGCTCTGGTCAGACATTGGCGACTCGCTCCGGCGCGTCGCCCTAGGGTTTGGATTCGCTACGGTCGTGGGCGTGCCGGTGGGCTTAGCGCTCGGATGGTATCCGGCAATGAACCAGGTCGTGAACCCGGTCCTGCAGGTCCTGCGTCCAATTAGTCCAATTGCTTGGATTCCCATAGCCATCATCTTTTTCGGTGTCGGAGATAGAGCTGCAATATTTCTGATTTTTCTCGCAGCGTTCTTTCCGATCGTCGTCGCCTGTATCAGTGGCGTCTCCAGCGTCCCTGCGATCTTCCGACGCGCGGGACGCAATTTTGGGCTCTCTCCAGTGCATATCCTCTCCAAAGTGATCTTCCCGGCTGCGCTTCCGCAAATTCTCATCGGATTGCGGCTCGCGCTTGGCGTCTCCTGGCTGGTGGTCGTCGCAGCGGAGATGATCGCGGTCGATTCGGGCTTAGGATATCTGGTGATCGACTCGCGCAATTCCGGCAAACGGTATGATCTGGTCGTCGGGGCGATGCTCATCATCGGTCTCATTGGGCTGGCACTCGATACCGGCATTCGGCGGCTGGAGAAGATCCGATCGGTTCGATGGGGGTTCCGTCATGGGTCTTAG
- a CDS encoding aminotransferase class I/II-fold pyridoxal phosphate-dependent enzyme has product MSLQQLEAGYAALRKRGLKLDLTRGKPSPQQLDLSNDLLSLPGAKDYLAENDVDIRNYGGLQGLSEARRLFSGLLDAPAEQIVVANNASLALMHDTLVFALIKGVCDGPEAWSRQGEISFLCPVPGYDRHFRICEDYGIRMVPVRLNDDGPDMDQVEALVDKDSSIKGIWCIPKYSNPTGAIYSDSVVERLVAMETAANDFRIFWDNAYVVHHLTEDRISIANILERSAAHGNPNRPLVFASTSKITLAGAGLSAVAASAANVKWLLERLTPRTIGPDKVNQLRHVRFLKNQQGIFELMEKHRQLLAPKFNAVLETFEAELANLPDVKWTTPKGGYFISLEVPQGCAKRVVTLAKDAGVVLTPAGATHPYGKDPEDRTIRIAPSFPVLAEVQEAAKAVAICVQLAAMERV; this is encoded by the coding sequence ATGTCATTGCAGCAACTTGAGGCGGGGTACGCCGCTCTGAGAAAGCGCGGCCTCAAACTCGACCTGACCAGAGGAAAACCATCTCCGCAGCAGCTTGACCTCAGCAACGATCTTCTCAGTCTGCCCGGCGCCAAGGATTATCTCGCGGAGAACGATGTTGATATTCGCAACTACGGCGGCCTGCAAGGATTGAGCGAGGCGCGCCGTTTATTTTCCGGTCTCCTTGACGCTCCCGCTGAGCAAATAGTTGTGGCGAACAATGCGAGCCTGGCGTTGATGCATGACACTCTAGTATTTGCGCTGATCAAAGGCGTATGTGATGGCCCAGAGGCTTGGTCGCGGCAAGGAGAGATCAGCTTCCTCTGTCCGGTACCCGGATACGACCGGCACTTCAGAATCTGTGAAGACTATGGCATCCGCATGGTTCCAGTCCGCCTTAACGACGATGGACCGGACATGGATCAAGTTGAAGCGCTAGTCGACAAGGACTCTTCGATCAAGGGAATCTGGTGCATCCCGAAGTACAGTAATCCGACCGGCGCCATTTATTCGGATTCCGTAGTCGAACGACTGGTCGCAATGGAGACTGCCGCGAACGACTTTCGGATCTTCTGGGACAACGCCTATGTTGTGCATCACCTCACCGAGGACCGGATTTCGATTGCCAACATACTGGAACGCAGCGCCGCACATGGGAATCCCAACCGGCCCTTGGTCTTCGCTTCTACCTCTAAAATCACCTTAGCCGGCGCGGGCCTTAGCGCCGTGGCTGCATCCGCGGCAAACGTGAAATGGCTGCTGGAGCGTTTGACGCCGCGCACGATCGGTCCGGATAAGGTTAATCAGTTGCGGCATGTTCGCTTTCTAAAGAACCAGCAAGGTATCTTCGAGCTGATGGAGAAGCACAGACAGTTGCTAGCGCCGAAGTTCAATGCAGTCCTCGAGACGTTCGAAGCCGAGTTAGCAAATCTTCCTGACGTGAAGTGGACCACCCCGAAGGGTGGCTACTTTATCAGTCTGGAAGTTCCACAAGGCTGTGCGAAGCGCGTGGTGACTCTGGCTAAGGATGCAGGCGTAGTGTTGACTCCCGCGGGCGCGACCCACCCCTATGGAAAAGATCCAGAAGATCGCACGATTCGAATAGCCCCATCATTTCCAGTTCTGGCAGAGGTCCAGGAGGCTGCGAAGGCGGTGGCAATATGCGTTCAACTCGCCGCGATGGAAAGGGTCTAG
- a CDS encoding ABC transporter substrate-binding protein, protein MGLRGKIAVIALGWLVLISSLHAYLNVNWAAVLNDYRPASKRKITVAYLPVTCQLTCPVTDYISKYSLSGEEFLPRMFQGFPEIKEALISNRVQAAFIVAPLALALKSQGVPIKVVYLGHRYGSAVVVRKDGPIKTFADMRGKTIAIPSRFSDERLLLFRAMKVWGIKPSEIKMVEMAPPDVSGALAAHAIDAFVMGEPFPSQAEMAGFGRVLFQAREYWPDYMSCILVVRQDLIDSRPDVVQVLVDGVARSGLWLDTSKPHREDAADFVGRFYYNQKPALLRWALTKPMDRVTYSPLAPRKADFDMVRDLMMETGVLNKKLEFEDYTDTRFSDQASIQTPWKYEPGTAVAK, encoded by the coding sequence ATGGGTCTTAGAGGCAAGATCGCCGTGATCGCGCTCGGATGGCTTGTCCTTATTTCAAGCCTGCATGCGTATCTAAACGTGAACTGGGCAGCCGTGCTCAACGACTATCGTCCTGCCAGCAAGCGAAAGATCACGGTCGCTTATCTGCCCGTGACCTGCCAGCTTACGTGTCCGGTGACCGACTACATCTCAAAATATTCGCTATCGGGAGAAGAGTTTCTGCCGCGTATGTTCCAGGGGTTTCCGGAGATCAAAGAAGCGTTGATCTCAAACCGGGTGCAGGCGGCCTTCATCGTCGCGCCTTTGGCTCTCGCGCTCAAGTCGCAGGGAGTTCCGATCAAAGTCGTCTATCTTGGGCATCGTTACGGATCGGCGGTCGTCGTCCGCAAGGACGGCCCCATCAAGACATTCGCCGACATGCGCGGTAAGACAATCGCCATTCCGAGCCGCTTCTCCGACGAACGGCTGCTCCTTTTTCGAGCGATGAAAGTGTGGGGAATAAAGCCAAGCGAAATCAAAATGGTCGAGATGGCGCCTCCCGATGTCTCCGGAGCACTCGCCGCTCATGCTATCGATGCCTTTGTCATGGGCGAACCATTTCCATCGCAAGCGGAGATGGCCGGCTTCGGCCGCGTGCTTTTCCAGGCTCGGGAATACTGGCCCGATTACATGTCGTGCATCCTGGTCGTGCGGCAGGACCTGATCGATAGCCGTCCTGATGTTGTCCAGGTGCTGGTGGATGGTGTGGCGCGCTCCGGACTCTGGCTGGACACAAGCAAGCCGCACCGCGAAGACGCTGCGGATTTCGTCGGCCGCTTTTACTACAACCAAAAACCGGCGCTTCTTCGCTGGGCCTTGACCAAGCCGATGGATCGGGTGACCTACAGTCCGCTAGCTCCGCGTAAAGCGGACTTTGACATGGTGCGCGACCTGATGATGGAAACCGGCGTCTTGAACAAGAAACTCGAATTTGAGGATTACACCGATACGCGGTTCTCTGACCAGGCGAGTATCCAAACCCCTTGGAAATATGAACCGGGCACCGCGGTGGCGAAATAA
- a CDS encoding efflux RND transporter periplasmic adaptor subunit, producing MQLNDQTAEGSPKELRDTREVGVPEGSVVAADHGHPAHESQTAPPIVLDPKSKLGRGPILAALLAALVLGVFIVTGIRARVHAEETLTQNTRQDAILSVAVTNPSHGANALEITLPANTQAFIDTPIYARTSGYLRHWYADIGQHVKSGQVLADIETPELDQQVQQAQSDLATAQANLQIAQITAERWKKLLAKNAVSKQEADQATSDFSARQSALSSAEANVRRLQQLQGFEKIYAPFDGVVTARNVDIGSLIQAGDSNSPRAELFHLAATDKLRLFVPVPEVYANTVHTGDRIVVTSDAAPNQKFMGTIVRNSDSIDLASRTLNVEVDVVNAEHRLRPGQYAFVHLPLPPSTASMTLPSNVLLFRAEGLRVGVVRNGRAELVPVEIGHDYGATVEITAGLRPQDEVILNPSDSLAQGERVQVEKGDVQ from the coding sequence ATGCAATTGAATGATCAAACTGCTGAGGGATCTCCTAAAGAGCTGAGGGACACGCGAGAAGTCGGCGTACCGGAAGGCTCTGTTGTCGCGGCGGATCACGGTCACCCGGCTCATGAGTCGCAAACCGCGCCTCCGATCGTTCTCGATCCGAAGAGTAAACTGGGTCGCGGTCCGATCCTGGCTGCACTTCTGGCAGCGCTGGTGCTCGGGGTATTCATCGTCACCGGAATCCGCGCTCGCGTGCATGCCGAAGAGACTCTGACCCAAAATACTAGACAGGATGCGATCCTGTCGGTCGCGGTCACGAACCCGAGCCATGGTGCGAACGCCCTGGAGATTACTCTGCCCGCCAACACTCAGGCGTTTATCGATACGCCCATCTACGCGCGCACCAGCGGCTACCTGCGGCATTGGTATGCCGACATTGGCCAGCACGTCAAGAGTGGACAGGTGTTGGCCGACATCGAAACCCCCGAGCTCGACCAGCAGGTGCAGCAAGCCCAATCGGATCTTGCGACGGCACAAGCGAATCTGCAGATCGCGCAGATTACCGCTGAACGATGGAAGAAGCTGCTGGCGAAGAACGCGGTCTCCAAGCAGGAGGCCGATCAGGCGACGAGCGACTTCAGCGCCCGCCAGTCGGCGCTTTCTTCGGCGGAGGCGAACGTGCGCCGCTTGCAGCAGTTGCAGGGTTTCGAGAAGATTTACGCGCCTTTCGATGGCGTCGTGACGGCCCGCAACGTCGACATCGGTTCGCTGATTCAGGCCGGTGACAGCAACTCGCCGCGGGCTGAACTCTTTCACCTGGCAGCGACCGACAAGCTGCGCCTCTTCGTTCCGGTGCCTGAAGTGTATGCCAATACAGTTCACACCGGCGACCGCATCGTTGTGACTTCCGATGCAGCGCCGAACCAGAAATTCATGGGAACGATCGTTCGAAACTCCGATTCAATTGATTTGGCCAGTCGTACGTTGAACGTGGAAGTGGATGTCGTCAATGCTGAACATAGACTGCGGCCTGGACAGTATGCTTTTGTTCATCTGCCACTACCGCCATCCACTGCTTCGATGACCCTACCGTCGAACGTCTTGCTTTTTCGAGCGGAAGGTCTCCGCGTAGGAGTGGTGCGCAATGGACGCGCGGAGTTGGTGCCGGTTGAGATAGGTCACGACTACGGAGCCACCGTCGAGATCACAGCCGGCCTGCGGCCGCAAGATGAGGTGATCTTGAATCCCTCCGACTCGCTTGCGCAGGGAGAGCGCGTACAGGTCGAGAAGGGGGATGTGCAGTGA
- a CDS encoding heavy-metal-associated domain-containing protein — MFRRKFLQLATLASAGALAPMDALATVKTATYHVKGFSCITCATGLDTMLAKEKGIQSSKSTYPEGLVKVAYDPKQTNERSIVAFITDLGFTVDSNPA; from the coding sequence ATGTTTCGCAGGAAATTTCTTCAACTTGCTACTCTCGCCAGCGCCGGCGCTCTGGCTCCCATGGATGCGCTGGCCACGGTCAAAACGGCGACCTATCACGTCAAGGGATTCAGTTGCATCACTTGTGCTACCGGTCTAGACACAATGCTTGCCAAAGAAAAAGGAATTCAGTCGAGCAAATCCACCTACCCCGAAGGCCTGGTGAAAGTGGCCTATGATCCGAAGCAGACCAACGAACGATCGATCGTGGCCTTCATCACCGACTTGGGCTTTACGGTCGATTCAAATCCTGCATAG
- a CDS encoding efflux transporter outer membrane subunit yields MNRKGYAALGLTLALSALTGCMVGPNYKTPAAAATPAFKEAPPTSFTEQDGWKPGQPSDTQLKGDWWSLFNDAQLTALEVQVDTANQTLKAAEANFRAARGQIGYARSNEAPTIGVGPSISATRYSANQLYFPPALANNGEGNFQLPVDLNYEIDLWGRIRRGVTSAREQAQASDADHENARLSLHAELAMDYFGLRTADAQIKLLDDTVKAYESALQLTQDRFEGGAAPQSDVAQARTQLDQARVQRTDIEVQRTQYEHAIAVLVGKPPSELTVPVLPLNSQAPAIPRIPGMLPATLLERRPDIAGDERRMASANEQIGIAEAAYYPTLSLSAIAGFQGTSALNWFTWPSRFWAVGPTFSETLFDAGRRRSAKNITEAQYDSTVGNYRQTVLTAFQQVEDNLAALRVLEDEARQQHEATASAEQSLDLFQTRYEGGVDTYLQVVTWQTAALNNQRNDLDIFERRLDASVLLIKALGGGWDTTKLPPV; encoded by the coding sequence GTGAACAGGAAAGGCTACGCTGCGCTCGGGCTTACCTTAGCGCTCAGCGCTCTAACCGGATGCATGGTTGGACCGAATTACAAGACGCCCGCCGCAGCCGCAACGCCGGCCTTTAAGGAGGCCCCTCCGACCTCATTTACCGAACAGGATGGATGGAAACCGGGACAGCCGAGCGACACCCAACTGAAAGGCGACTGGTGGTCGCTCTTCAACGATGCGCAATTGACGGCGCTTGAGGTGCAGGTCGACACGGCTAATCAGACGCTCAAAGCGGCAGAGGCGAACTTTCGCGCGGCTCGAGGCCAGATCGGTTATGCGCGTTCCAACGAAGCGCCGACCATTGGCGTAGGTCCCTCAATCAGTGCGACCCGCTATTCAGCGAACCAGCTCTATTTTCCACCCGCGCTTGCCAACAACGGCGAAGGCAATTTCCAGCTGCCAGTCGACCTCAACTACGAGATCGATCTCTGGGGTCGGATCCGGCGTGGTGTCACCTCGGCCCGGGAGCAAGCGCAAGCGAGCGACGCCGACCACGAAAACGCGAGACTTAGTCTGCATGCGGAACTCGCCATGGACTACTTCGGGTTGCGAACCGCCGACGCGCAGATCAAACTGCTTGACGATACGGTGAAGGCCTATGAGAGCGCCTTGCAGTTGACGCAGGACCGTTTTGAGGGCGGAGCCGCGCCCCAGTCGGACGTGGCGCAGGCCAGAACCCAACTCGATCAGGCACGAGTGCAGCGGACCGATATCGAAGTGCAGCGAACCCAGTATGAGCATGCCATTGCTGTCCTGGTAGGGAAGCCGCCGTCAGAGCTGACAGTCCCGGTGCTGCCTCTGAACTCCCAGGCGCCTGCCATACCCCGAATCCCGGGCATGTTGCCGGCGACGCTGCTTGAGCGCCGGCCCGACATCGCTGGCGATGAGCGCCGGATGGCTTCAGCCAATGAGCAGATCGGTATCGCCGAGGCAGCCTATTATCCAACCTTGTCACTGAGCGCGATCGCCGGCTTCCAGGGGACTTCAGCACTGAATTGGTTCACTTGGCCGAGCCGCTTCTGGGCCGTCGGTCCAACCTTCTCAGAGACGCTCTTCGACGCTGGACGCCGCCGCTCTGCTAAGAACATTACCGAGGCGCAATACGATTCGACTGTGGGCAACTACCGGCAGACTGTACTTACCGCATTTCAGCAAGTGGAAGACAACCTCGCCGCTTTGCGCGTGCTTGAGGATGAAGCGCGGCAACAGCACGAGGCTACGGCCTCGGCAGAGCAGTCCCTGGATCTATTTCAGACCAGGTATGAAGGCGGAGTGGACACCTACCTGCAAGTGGTCACATGGCAGACCGCGGCTTTGAACAATCAGCGTAACGACCTGGATATCTTCGAACGTCGTCTCGACGCCAGCGTATTGTTGATCAAGGCCCTGGGCGGAGGATGGGACACGACCAAGTTGCCACCAGTCTAA